In the genome of Deinococcus planocerae, the window AAGACCGCCACCTGCTTGAGGTTGGGCGGGCGGTCGCCCAGGCCGGGAATCTTGACGTCGGCGTTCAGGCCGGTCTTGGGGGCCTTGATCTCGACGATCAGGAGGTTTTTCGCGCGCAGGGCGTCGCGCACCTGTGCCTGGGTCTCGGCCTCCATCTGGGACTTCAGGACCTTCCCGGAACGGTCCCGGACGCGGTATTCGTAGACCGGCATGGGCGCGAGTATAGTCAGGGCCGTCTTGCGTCCGCCTTACAGCGCGGGCGCCGCGGGAAAGGGTGCCGGAGCGTGAGGGAGGACTGGACACACGAGGTCGCACGGGCCGCGCGGGTCATCGCCGCGGGCGGCGTGGTGGGCTACCCCACCGAGACCGTCTGGGGCCTCGCCGTGCGCCTGGACGCCGTGGAGCGCCTGTACGCCCTCAAGGGACGTGACCCCGACAAGCCCGTGCAGGTCTCGTGTGCGGACGCGGAGACGGCGCGCCCCCTGACCCTCGGCGGCGCCGCCTTCGACGCCCTGGCGGGGCTGTGGCCGGGTCCCGTCACGCTCGTGCTGCCCGCCGCTCCGGGCTGCCCGCCGGGTGTCGCGCCGGGAGGCTGGGTCGGCGTGCGGGTGCCCGACCACCCGGTCGCGCTCGCCCTGCTGCGGGAGTGCGGGGGTGCCCTCGCCACCACCAGCCTCAACCCCAGCGGGG includes:
- a CDS encoding L-threonylcarbamoyladenylate synthase, whose amino-acid sequence is MREDWTHEVARAARVIAAGGVVGYPTETVWGLAVRLDAVERLYALKGRDPDKPVQVSCADAETARPLTLGGAAFDALAGLWPGPVTLVLPAAPGCPPGVAPGGWVGVRVPDHPVALALLRECGGALATTSLNPSGAEAARTLSQARAYALADLLLPDGGVPASGTASTVVRVGAVGQGVEVLREGAVPASLIRERLEARGVGT